In Styela clava chromosome 14, kaStyClav1.hap1.2, whole genome shotgun sequence, the following are encoded in one genomic region:
- the LOC120340798 gene encoding ethylmalonyl-CoA/methylmalonyl-CoA epimerase-like: protein MLRYRAYRALRQWCAPQRCLATKNSVSKLLKLGKLNHVAIAVPNLERATALYEDVLGADVSKKQDLPEHGVTTVFVNLPNTKLELLYPLGENSPIAGFLSKNKSGGLHHICIEVEDIHVAVEALRENGIRTLTQEPKIGAHNKPVIFCHPKDCDGILLELEQE from the coding sequence ATGTTGCGATACAGAGCATATCGTGCTTTAAGGCAATGGTGTGCACCACAAAGATGCTTGGCAACTAAAAATTCTGTTTCAAAACTTTTAAAGTTAGGTAAACTCAATCATGTCGCAATAGCTGTGCCGAACTTAGAGAGAGCCACAGCACTTTATGAGGATGTGTTAGGAGCGGATGTAAGCAAAAAACAGGATCTACCCGAGCACGGAGTTACCACTGTCTTCGTTAATTTACCAAACACGAAGCTGGAACTTTTATATCCACTTGGTGAAAACAGCCCCATAGCGGGATTTTTGTCGAAAAACAAAAGTGGTGGCCTTCATCATATCTGCATAGAAGTGGAAGATATACATGTAGCTGTGGAAGCATTGAGAGAAAATGGAATTAGAACTCTTACCCAAGAACCTAAAATAGGTGCTCATAACAAACCAGTAATATTTTGTCATCCAAAAGATTGTGATGGAATTCTACTTGAACTGGAGCAAGAATAG
- the LOC120340796 gene encoding tRNA-dihydrouridine(20a/20b) synthase [NAD(P)+]-like, with the protein MVERISIPDLLNEDRIIKICAPMVRYSRRAFRMLVRKYGCDLAYTPMIISNSFAQSKQCRDNEFQPHELDRPLVVQFAASNAKDFADATEIVFPDVDGVGLNCGCPQRWAMAEGYGAKLIKNPELVRDIIKTTRNRIPSNDFSISVKIRILETEEGTVDMCRQFESAGASYIAVHGRTTKERNQPPHYDIIKSIKDSVDIPVVANGGIKTPHDIERIHEITGVNGVMVAQGLLNNPAMFGGYEKTPVQCIEDWLSVTEQFETIFQHFHNHLIYMQKYTTPKWEKQVFNNLKHKKDILDYLSLKYEL; encoded by the exons ATGGTCGAGAGAATATCTATTCCAGATTTGTTGAATGAGgatagaataataaaaatatgtgcaCCTATGGTTCGATATTCTCGTCGAGCATTTAGAATGCTTGTGAGAAAATATGGATGTGATTTGGCATACACACCGATGATCATATCAAACTCTTTTGCACAATCGAAACAATGCAGAGATAATGAATTTCAACCGCATGAACTCGATCGACCCTTGGTGGTGCAGTTTGCTGCGAGCAATGCAAAAGACTTTGCGGATGCAACTGAAATCGTCTTTCCAGATGTGGACGGAGTTGGTTTGAACTGTGGCTGCCCACAACGCTGGGCAATGGCTGAAGGATATGGGGCCAAATTGATTAAAAACCCCGAATTAGTACGAGATATCATTAAAACAACAAGAAATAGAATCCCAAGTAATGACTTTTCAATATCAGTCAAGATACGGATTCTTGAAACTGAAGAAGGAACAGTGGACATGTGCAGGCAATTTGAAAGCGCTGGTGCGTCATATATAGCAGTTCATGGCAGAACAACAAAAGAAAGAAATCAACCTCctcattatgacatcataaagtCAATTAAAGATTCTGTTGATATTCCAGTCGTTGCAAACGGCGGTATCAAAACTCCACATGATATTGAAAGAATACATGAAATCACAG GTGTGAATGGAGTGATGGTCGCCCAAGGTTTATTGAACAATCCAGCAATGTTTGGTGGATATGAAAAAACTCCTGTACAATGCATTGAAGATTGGCTATCTGTGACTGAACAGTTTGAAACCATATTTCAGCACTTTCATAATCACttaatatatatgcaaaaatacaCCACCCCTAAGTGGGAAAAGCAAGTTTTTAACAACCTCAAACATAAAAAGGACATACTGGACTACCTATCTCTAAAATATGAATTATAA
- the LOC120340797 gene encoding ribosomal L1 domain-containing protein 1-like — protein MDDSWKTTCPLDKGQVTKAVKALKEYIAKAQKKENEKALLEEHNCIQLQVTLHKIPAVKEKSVYIKLPHELYKDSEICLFTPDFDEDDAEKSEEYYKNLLNEKGVSAITKFMPIRQVRLDYRQYESRRKLVDMYDLFLCDKSISHRLPKLLGKYLFEKRKHPWPVDIECDDLRKEISDVVGNTRWFMSGNGSSSIMTAGKMTFSVSQIVDNIMACAVEVAKSAPRGWNNVCSLNIKTDNSLGLPVYYNDNHEDIRDMDMGELEYLRDCKRRREQKKAMWNMVGLGSRNKSKKLRISSGKRKIKSKKTKEKK, from the coding sequence ATGGATGATTCTTGGAAAACTACATGTCCCCTGGATAAGGGTCAAGTAACGAAGGCTGTGAAAGCCTTGAAAGAATACATCGCTAAAGcacaaaaaaaggaaaatgaaAAAGCTTTACTTGAAGAACATAATTGCATACAGCTCCAAGTTACGCTGCACAAAATTCCTGCTGTAAAAGAAAAGTCTGTATATATAAAGTTGCCCCATGAATTATATAAAGACTCTGAAATATGTCTTTTCACACCTGATTTTGATGAGGATGATGCTGAAAAATCAGAAGAGTATTATAAAAATCTTCTAAATGAAAAAGGAGTATCTGCAATTACAAAGTTTATGCCCATTCGACAAGTGAGATTGGATTACAGACAGTATGAATCAAGAAGAAAATTGGTGGATATGTACGACCTATTTCTTTGTGATAAATCTATATCTCATCGTTTACCAAAATTACTAGggaaatatttgtttgaaaaacgAAAACATCCGTGGCCCGTTGATATAGAATGTGATGATCTTCGCAAGGAGATTTCCGATGTCGTTGGAAACACTAGATGGTTTATGTCTGGTAATGGATCATCCAGCATTATGACAGCGGGGAAAATGACTTTCTCAGTGTCACAAATTGTTGATAATATTATGGCGTGTGCAGTTGAAGTTGCGAAAAGCGCTCCGAGGGGTTGGAATAATGTTTGCTCGTTGAATATTAAAACTGATAATTCTCTCGGACTTCCAGTGTATTACAATGATAATCATGAAGATATCCGTGATATGGACATGGGTGAGTTGGAGTATCTGCGTGACTGTAAAAGGAGAAGAGAACAGAAAAAAGCAATGTGGAATATGGTTGGTTTGGGATCACGAAACAAGTCTAAAAAATTAAGGATATCCAGTGGAAAAAGAAAGATCAAGTCGAAGAaaacgaaagaaaaaaaataa